Proteins encoded by one window of Blautia luti:
- the rpsL gene encoding 30S ribosomal protein S12: MPTFNQLVRKGRQTSVKKSTAPALQKTFNSLRKKAVEQSAPQKRGVCTAVKTATPKKPNSALRKIARVRLSNGIEVTSYIPGEGHNLQEHSVVLIRGGRVKDLPGTRYHIIRGTLDTAGVANRKQARSKYGAKRPKKK; encoded by the coding sequence ATGCCAACATTCAACCAGTTAGTAAGAAAAGGACGCCAGACATCTGTAAAGAAATCTACAGCTCCGGCTCTCCAGAAAACATTCAACTCTTTAAGAAAGAAAGCAGTTGAACAGTCTGCACCACAGAAACGTGGCGTTTGTACAGCAGTTAAGACTGCAACTCCTAAGAAGCCTAACTCAGCTCTTAGAAAAATCGCCAGAGTTCGTCTTTCCAACGGAATCGAAGTAACAAGCTACATCCCAGGAGAAGGTCACAACCTTCAGGAGCATAGCGTTGTTCTTATCCGTGGTGGAAGGGTTAAGGACTTACCTGGTACAAGATACCACATCATCAGAGGTACTCTTGATACTGCAGGTGTTGCTAACAGAAAACAGGCCCGTTCTAAATACGGCGCTAAGAGACCGAAAAAGAAATAA
- a CDS encoding N-acetylmuramoyl-L-alanine amidase, with product MKKPNIMTVLVFLTGLLCIVSLFFFSWSTYRQIISTEKDVDAVSEQITAKQSEIHEAQEKYTSAVDQAQSNIDRLKQKEKNLSQKDTKEKAEVSAESSSKPSVFNEENTSVFSDSSATSSGLGHIVGIDPGHQSENVDMSALEPNGPGSSEMKAKCSTGTQGSYTGVPEYELNLEISLLLKDALEAKGYQVVMTRTDNDTAISNMERAQYIAAQGAEIYVRIHANGDDSHTTSGALTMCPSPSNPYVAQLSEPSAKLSQDILDSYCAATGFQNLGVQYYDNMTGINWSTVPVTILEMGFMTNENDDTKMNNPEFQQTMVTGIVNGIDTYFAAS from the coding sequence ATGAAGAAACCGAACATAATGACAGTTCTTGTGTTTCTGACAGGGCTTCTGTGCATTGTCTCCCTCTTTTTCTTTTCCTGGAGTACATACAGGCAGATCATTTCCACAGAAAAAGATGTAGACGCTGTATCAGAGCAGATTACTGCCAAACAGTCTGAAATACACGAAGCACAGGAAAAATATACCAGCGCTGTGGATCAGGCACAGTCCAATATTGACCGCCTGAAACAGAAAGAGAAAAATCTTTCTCAGAAAGATACCAAGGAGAAAGCAGAAGTCTCTGCCGAAAGTTCTTCCAAACCATCCGTGTTCAACGAAGAAAATACTTCTGTATTCAGTGATTCCAGTGCCACTTCATCCGGTCTGGGCCACATCGTGGGAATCGATCCGGGGCATCAGAGTGAGAATGTAGATATGAGTGCTCTGGAACCTAATGGCCCCGGTTCCTCTGAAATGAAGGCCAAATGCTCCACCGGCACCCAGGGATCTTACACAGGAGTTCCTGAATATGAACTGAATCTGGAAATTTCCCTTCTATTAAAAGATGCACTGGAAGCGAAAGGTTATCAGGTGGTTATGACAAGAACAGACAATGACACAGCCATCAGCAATATGGAACGTGCACAGTATATAGCCGCCCAGGGAGCCGAAATCTATGTCCGCATTCATGCAAATGGTGATGATTCCCACACCACATCCGGTGCCCTGACTATGTGTCCATCTCCCAGTAATCCTTATGTTGCCCAGCTTTCCGAACCCTCTGCCAAATTATCCCAGGATATCCTGGATTCCTATTGCGCAGCTACAGGATTTCAGAATCTTGGCGTCCAGTATTACGACAATATGACCGGGATCAACTGGAGTACAGTTCCCGTCACCATTCTGGAAATGGGATTTATGACCAATGAAAACGATGATACCAAGATGAACAACCCGGAATTCCAACAGACAATGGTAACAGGAATTGTCAATGGCATTGACACTTATTTTGCAGCCAGTTAA
- a CDS encoding serine hydrolase: protein MSENNQSKKPVFLYVVIAVLTIAVIGLGALSFLSLSHLVSLQQKVQTLSDTVEDISTTSNTLISQADQLNQLKEQEAAQQASAAQNSADESESSGTSQEEGTLSPSSNTTFTDNTDSSMDALLNQVQTLLPQDNGTWSVYVCNLLKDSDGTVNDTPMQAASLIKLYIMGAVYENYDSLAQSHSADTLDSNISAMITVSDNDAANTLVNWLGNGDDAAGMSVVNQFCQAHGFTSTQMNRLLLASSENGDNYTSAKDCGTFLKEIYQIVNGTISDSTLPNAEAMYYQLKMQQRKNKIPAQMPDGVHTANKTGELDTVENDAAIIFDTAKGIDLVICFMSQDLNDTATAQNTIATDARAIYGYYNE, encoded by the coding sequence ATGTCCGAAAATAACCAGTCCAAAAAACCTGTCTTTTTATATGTTGTGATCGCAGTATTGACGATCGCAGTTATCGGCCTGGGAGCTCTTTCATTCCTGTCTCTCAGCCATCTTGTTTCCTTACAGCAGAAAGTACAGACTCTCTCAGATACAGTGGAAGACATTTCCACTACTTCCAACACTCTGATCAGTCAGGCTGATCAGCTGAATCAGCTGAAGGAACAGGAAGCCGCACAGCAGGCATCTGCTGCTCAGAATTCTGCTGACGAATCAGAAAGCTCCGGTACTTCTCAGGAAGAAGGTACTCTTTCTCCTTCCAGCAATACAACCTTTACAGATAACACAGACTCCAGTATGGACGCCCTCCTGAACCAGGTGCAGACTCTTCTTCCTCAGGATAACGGTACCTGGTCTGTATATGTGTGCAATCTGTTGAAAGACTCCGACGGAACTGTCAACGATACCCCGATGCAGGCAGCCAGCCTGATCAAGCTGTATATCATGGGAGCTGTATATGAAAATTATGACTCTCTTGCCCAGTCCCACAGTGCCGATACCCTGGACAGCAATATTTCTGCCATGATCACAGTAAGTGATAACGATGCAGCCAATACTCTGGTGAACTGGCTGGGTAATGGAGATGATGCCGCAGGTATGTCCGTTGTCAACCAGTTCTGCCAGGCACATGGTTTCACCAGCACACAGATGAACCGTCTGCTGCTCGCCAGCAGTGAAAACGGCGATAACTATACTTCTGCCAAAGACTGTGGTACATTTTTAAAAGAAATTTATCAGATCGTTAATGGCACTATTTCTGATTCCACGCTTCCGAATGCGGAAGCCATGTATTATCAGTTAAAAATGCAGCAGCGCAAAAACAAGATTCCTGCCCAGATGCCGGATGGCGTACACACAGCCAATAAAACCGGTGAACTGGACACTGTAGAAAACGATGCAGCCATTATCTTCGATACAGCCAAGGGTATTGATCTGGTCATCTGCTTCATGTCTCAGGATCTGAACGACACCGCCACAGCCCAGAATACTATCGCAACAGATGCCCGTGCGATCTACGGTTACTACAATGAATAG
- a CDS encoding PP2C family protein-serine/threonine phosphatase, which produces MAYQIEYAYTCHMGRVRANNEDNFWCCGELLPAENHGTQGIRSETISGNRTPALAVFDGMGGESCGEMAAFVASREFGKYYSANKRTLRDVPEDFIQGVCKSMNKAVCGYSEENHIQSMGTTLAMTLFTPESMFVCNLGDSRIYFSDGEHFRQVSTDHVLGRNLLGKAPLTQYLGVPEEQQILEPSIQEIEHKEGYRYLMCSDGVTDMLSDGEIADILAREIPLADIVELLLERALQKGGRDNVTIVLCEVQKQDSGRRLKTWLKGLKDKNER; this is translated from the coding sequence ATGGCATATCAGATTGAGTATGCCTATACCTGCCATATGGGCAGGGTACGGGCAAACAATGAGGATAATTTCTGGTGCTGCGGTGAGCTTCTTCCTGCAGAAAATCATGGAACCCAGGGAATCCGGTCGGAAACCATTTCCGGAAACAGAACACCTGCGCTGGCAGTATTTGACGGTATGGGCGGAGAGAGCTGCGGAGAAATGGCAGCATTCGTGGCTTCCCGGGAATTTGGGAAATACTACAGTGCCAATAAACGCACACTGAGAGATGTACCGGAAGATTTTATCCAGGGTGTGTGTAAAAGCATGAACAAGGCAGTGTGTGGTTACAGTGAGGAGAATCATATCCAGAGTATGGGGACAACTCTGGCGATGACGCTGTTTACCCCGGAATCCATGTTTGTATGCAATCTGGGAGACAGCCGGATCTATTTTTCTGACGGGGAGCATTTCAGACAGGTATCTACGGATCATGTCCTGGGAAGAAATCTTCTGGGAAAAGCTCCGCTGACACAGTATCTGGGAGTGCCGGAAGAACAGCAGATTCTGGAACCATCCATCCAGGAAATTGAACATAAAGAGGGATATCGATATCTTATGTGTTCAGATGGAGTGACAGATATGCTCTCGGACGGTGAGATCGCAGATATACTTGCCAGGGAAATTCCACTGGCAGATATTGTGGAACTTCTTCTGGAACGTGCATTGCAGAAAGGCGGACGGGATAATGTAACAATCGTCCTGTGTGAAGTGCAGAAACAGGATTCAGGAAGAAGACTGAAAACCTGGCTGAAAGGACTTAAGGACAAAAATGAGAGGTGA
- a CDS encoding serine/threonine-protein kinase: protein MDKELPVSAWPEWKIIEKIGEGSFGKVYKAQRTERGKSFYSAIKIINIPGSQSELNSVRSETGDDQAARQYFQNLVEECIQEISTMEYFRGNSYIVSVEDFKVMEYLDAIGWEISIRMEYLTSFMDCCAEKQLTENEVIQLGLDLSKALEYCRKLNIIHRDIKPENIFVSRFGDFKLGDFDIARELERTMSGFSKKGTYSYMAPEMYKGEKYDSGVDIYSLGIVLYKLMNHNRLPFMNLEKQFITYRDKENALTRRMSGEQMEPPAEAGRLFAQIILKACAFDPAKRYQTPEEFYRDLDDLKHGRMTGRAQKTSEIKQKDRPAPTSSGETEPKSRSQAYKTATVQPKQVHPAETVKVSQPVQQSVSQKDREQNIAQSARIMAARRRRRKKEKMLRRALVAAVVGLAVLIAGGLYIRISMHNSSDAPGNSLVDILDNDKYGIDKGDSKDFTTAIENIKDRATTITDDLDSYDWVGSEGTVLRYLKRVKTVENADGNLDIESQCMKALIYPAESGEKKYEEYFYWDEKLFFAYIWYDETAEYYYYDDGELIRWIDANGTCHDNETDNDEYVKRGEKYWNNSLKALKGEGTKTEDGISD from the coding sequence ATGGACAAGGAACTGCCGGTTTCCGCATGGCCGGAGTGGAAGATTATTGAGAAGATCGGCGAAGGCTCTTTCGGCAAGGTTTATAAAGCGCAGCGCACAGAACGGGGAAAATCTTTCTATTCAGCAATTAAGATCATCAATATTCCCGGAAGCCAGAGCGAACTGAACAGTGTACGGTCTGAAACCGGAGATGACCAGGCAGCCAGACAGTATTTCCAGAATCTGGTAGAAGAATGTATCCAGGAAATCAGCACCATGGAGTATTTCCGCGGAAATTCCTACATTGTATCCGTAGAGGACTTCAAGGTAATGGAATATCTGGATGCCATCGGATGGGAAATTTCCATACGTATGGAATATCTTACTAGTTTTATGGACTGCTGCGCGGAGAAACAGCTCACTGAGAATGAAGTGATACAGCTTGGCCTGGACTTAAGTAAGGCTCTGGAATACTGCAGGAAGCTGAATATTATTCACCGGGATATTAAACCGGAGAATATTTTTGTGTCCAGATTCGGAGATTTCAAGCTGGGAGACTTCGACATTGCCCGGGAACTGGAACGCACTATGAGTGGTTTTTCGAAAAAGGGTACTTATTCTTATATGGCACCTGAGATGTATAAAGGTGAGAAATATGACAGCGGAGTGGATATTTATTCACTGGGTATTGTACTATATAAGCTTATGAACCATAACAGACTACCTTTTATGAATCTGGAGAAACAGTTTATCACTTACAGGGATAAAGAGAATGCGCTGACCAGACGAATGTCCGGGGAACAGATGGAACCTCCGGCAGAGGCAGGCAGACTGTTTGCACAGATCATCCTGAAGGCGTGCGCCTTTGATCCGGCCAAACGATACCAGACTCCTGAGGAATTTTACAGGGATCTGGATGATCTGAAACACGGCAGAATGACCGGAAGGGCTCAGAAGACTTCAGAAATTAAACAGAAAGATCGTCCAGCTCCGACATCTTCAGGAGAGACGGAGCCGAAATCCAGGAGTCAGGCATATAAGACGGCTACAGTACAGCCGAAACAGGTACATCCGGCAGAAACGGTTAAAGTTTCACAGCCAGTTCAGCAGTCGGTTTCACAGAAGGACAGAGAACAGAATATTGCACAGTCTGCCAGAATCATGGCAGCCAGAAGACGCCGCAGAAAGAAAGAGAAGATGTTGAGAAGAGCCCTGGTTGCGGCAGTGGTGGGACTTGCAGTTCTGATAGCAGGAGGACTTTATATCAGAATCAGCATGCATAATTCTTCCGATGCTCCGGGAAACAGTCTGGTAGATATTCTGGACAATGACAAATATGGCATTGACAAAGGAGATTCCAAGGATTTCACAACAGCGATCGAGAACATTAAAGACCGAGCCACAACTATCACGGATGATCTGGACAGTTATGACTGGGTAGGGTCAGAAGGCACAGTGCTCAGATACCTGAAACGTGTAAAGACAGTTGAGAATGCAGATGGAAATCTGGATATAGAGAGTCAGTGTATGAAAGCGCTGATCTATCCGGCAGAGTCCGGTGAGAAGAAGTATGAAGAGTATTTCTACTGGGATGAGAAGCTGTTTTTCGCATATATTTGGTATGACGAAACAGCAGAGTATTATTATTATGATGACGGTGAGCTGATCCGCTGGATCGATGCCAATGGAACATGTCACGATAATGAAACTGATAATGACGAATATGTAAAGCGCGGTGAGAAATACTGGAATAATTCACTGAAAGCATTGAAGGGAGAGGGAACGAAAACAGAAGATGGCATATCAGATTGA
- the rpoC gene encoding DNA-directed RNA polymerase subunit beta' gives MAETTNANETYQPMTFDAIKIGLASPEKIREWSRGEVLKPETINYRTLKPEKDGLFCEKIFGPSKDWECHCGKYKKIRYKGVVCDRCGVEVTKSSVRRERMGHIELAAPVSHIWYFKGIPSRMGLILDISPRTLEKVLYFANYIVLDPANSGLQYKQVLTEREYQDAREAYGYDFRVGMGAESIKELLEAIDLEKDSAELKKELKDATGQKRARIIKRLEVVESFRESGNRPEWMIMTVIPVIPPDLRPMVQLDGGRFATSDLNDLYRRIINRNNRLKRLLELGAPDIIVRNEKRMLQEAVDALIDNGRRGRPVTGPGNRALKSLSDMLKGKSGRFRQNLLGKRVDYSGRSVIVVGPELKIYQCGLPKEMAIELFKPFVMKELVANGTSHNIKNAKKMVEKLEPAVWDVLEDVIKEHPVMLNRAPTLHRLGIQAFEPILVEGKAIKLHPLVCTAFNADFDGDQMAVHLPLSQEAQAECRFLLLSPNNLLKPSDGGPVAVPSQDMVLGIYYLTQERPGNKGEGKFFKSVNEAILAYENKVITLQSKIKVRCSKTMPDGSVLTGNVESTLGRFLFNEILPQDLGFVDRSIPGNELLLEVDFLVAKKQLKQILEKVINTHGATKTAEVLDSIKATGYKYSTRAAMTVAIADMTVPPQKPEMIKQAQDTVDLITKNYKRGLITEEERYKEVVDTWKKTDDELTHALLSGLDKYNNIFMMADSGARGSDKQIKQLAGMRGLMADTTGHTIELPIKSNFREGLDVLEYFMSAHGARKGMSDTALRTADSGYLTRRMVDVSQDLIVRETDCCENRDEISGMYVEGFVDGKEEIEGLQERITGRFACETIKNKDGEVIVKANHMITPKRAARIMKEGVDNVTGGSIERVKIRTILTCKCKVGICAKCYGANLATGEAVQVGESVGIIAAQSIGEPGTQLTMRTFHSGGVAGGDITQGLPRVEELFEARKPKGLAIITEIPGVAVINDTKKKREVIVTDQETGESKTYLIPYGSRIKITDGQVLEAGDELTEGSVNPHDILRIKGVRAVQDYMIREVQRVYRLQGVEISDKHIEVIVRQMLKKIRIEDNGDTEFLPGTLVDFLEYEDVNEQMEKEGKQPAEGKQVMLGITKASLATNSFLSAASFQETTKVLTEAAIKGKVDPLIGLKENVIIGKLIPAGTGMKRYSEVRLDTTMPEPHHELEEAEELQDEELKDEELITMEEELPEDEEFDVEESDVEEDSAETEQEESEDNE, from the coding sequence ATGGCAGAAACAACTAACGCCAATGAAACATATCAGCCAATGACTTTCGATGCCATCAAAATCGGACTGGCGTCCCCTGAGAAAATCAGAGAGTGGTCAAGAGGCGAGGTTTTAAAACCTGAGACCATCAACTACCGTACCTTGAAACCGGAGAAAGACGGACTTTTCTGTGAAAAGATCTTTGGACCGAGTAAGGACTGGGAGTGCCACTGTGGAAAGTACAAAAAGATTCGCTATAAAGGCGTTGTCTGCGACAGATGTGGTGTAGAAGTTACCAAATCCTCTGTACGTAGAGAGCGTATGGGACATATCGAGCTGGCTGCTCCGGTATCCCACATCTGGTATTTCAAAGGAATTCCGTCCCGTATGGGTCTGATCCTTGACATTTCTCCGAGAACTCTGGAGAAAGTCCTTTACTTTGCAAACTATATTGTACTGGATCCGGCTAATTCCGGACTCCAGTACAAACAGGTACTTACAGAGAGAGAATATCAGGATGCCCGTGAGGCTTATGGATATGATTTCCGTGTAGGTATGGGTGCAGAATCCATCAAGGAACTTCTTGAGGCAATTGATCTTGAGAAAGATTCTGCAGAACTGAAGAAAGAATTAAAAGATGCTACAGGTCAGAAACGTGCAAGAATCATCAAACGTCTGGAAGTTGTAGAATCTTTCCGTGAGTCAGGAAACCGTCCTGAGTGGATGATCATGACAGTTATCCCTGTCATTCCGCCGGATCTGCGTCCTATGGTTCAGCTGGATGGTGGACGTTTCGCAACATCTGACTTAAATGATCTTTACAGAAGAATCATCAACCGTAACAACCGTCTGAAGAGACTTCTGGAATTAGGTGCACCGGATATCATCGTTCGTAACGAGAAACGTATGCTTCAGGAAGCAGTTGATGCCCTGATCGACAACGGTCGTCGTGGACGTCCTGTAACAGGTCCTGGAAACAGAGCCCTGAAATCCCTTTCCGATATGCTGAAAGGTAAATCCGGACGTTTCCGTCAGAACCTTCTTGGTAAACGAGTTGACTATTCCGGACGTTCCGTTATCGTCGTAGGACCGGAACTTAAGATTTACCAGTGTGGTCTTCCGAAAGAGATGGCGATCGAGCTGTTCAAACCTTTCGTTATGAAAGAACTTGTTGCCAACGGAACTTCACACAACATTAAGAACGCTAAGAAAATGGTAGAGAAACTGGAGCCGGCTGTATGGGATGTTCTCGAAGATGTTATCAAAGAACATCCGGTTATGCTGAACCGTGCACCTACACTGCACCGTCTTGGTATCCAGGCATTCGAACCGATTCTTGTAGAAGGTAAAGCGATCAAACTGCATCCGCTTGTTTGTACCGCGTTCAACGCCGACTTTGATGGTGATCAGATGGCCGTACATCTTCCGCTTTCACAGGAAGCTCAGGCAGAGTGCCGTTTCCTTCTGTTATCACCGAACAACCTGCTGAAACCTTCTGATGGTGGACCTGTAGCTGTTCCTTCACAGGATATGGTACTTGGTATCTACTATCTGACTCAGGAGAGACCTGGAAACAAGGGTGAAGGCAAGTTCTTCAAGAGCGTAAACGAAGCAATCCTTGCTTATGAAAATAAAGTAATCACACTGCAGTCCAAGATCAAAGTTCGCTGCAGCAAGACAATGCCGGACGGCTCCGTTCTGACCGGTAACGTAGAATCTACACTTGGACGTTTCCTGTTCAACGAAATCCTTCCTCAGGATCTTGGTTTCGTAGACAGAAGCATTCCTGGAAATGAACTTCTCCTTGAAGTTGACTTCCTGGTAGCTAAGAAACAGCTGAAACAGATTCTTGAAAAAGTTATCAATACTCACGGTGCTACAAAGACTGCTGAGGTTCTTGACTCTATCAAGGCTACAGGTTACAAGTATTCCACACGTGCTGCCATGACTGTTGCCATTGCCGATATGACCGTTCCGCCGCAGAAACCGGAAATGATCAAACAGGCTCAGGATACAGTAGACCTTATTACAAAGAACTACAAACGTGGTCTTATCACTGAAGAAGAGCGTTACAAAGAAGTTGTTGATACATGGAAGAAGACTGACGATGAGCTGACACATGCTCTTCTGTCCGGACTTGATAAATACAACAACATCTTCATGATGGCTGACTCCGGTGCCCGTGGTTCCGATAAACAGATCAAACAGCTTGCAGGTATGCGAGGACTGATGGCCGATACAACCGGTCACACCATCGAGCTGCCTATCAAGTCAAACTTCCGTGAAGGTCTTGATGTACTGGAATACTTCATGTCTGCCCATGGAGCTCGAAAAGGTATGTCCGATACCGCTCTTCGTACAGCCGATTCAGGTTACCTGACAAGACGTATGGTTGACGTTTCCCAGGATCTGATCGTACGTGAGACAGATTGCTGTGAGAACAGAGATGAAATCTCAGGTATGTATGTAGAAGGCTTCGTAGACGGTAAAGAAGAGATCGAAGGACTTCAGGAACGTATCACAGGCCGTTTCGCCTGCGAGACAATTAAGAATAAAGATGGCGAAGTTATAGTAAAAGCTAACCATATGATCACACCGAAGCGTGCAGCCCGCATTATGAAAGAGGGCGTTGACAACGTAACAGGTGGATCCATCGAGAGAGTTAAGATCCGTACAATCCTTACATGTAAGTGTAAAGTTGGTATCTGTGCGAAATGTTACGGTGCGAACCTTGCAACTGGTGAAGCAGTTCAGGTTGGTGAGTCTGTCGGTATCATCGCTGCTCAGTCTATCGGTGAGCCAGGTACACAGCTTACCATGCGTACCTTCCATAGTGGTGGTGTTGCCGGTGGAGATATCACACAGGGTCTTCCTCGTGTCGAGGAGCTTTTCGAGGCAAGAAAGCCGAAAGGTCTTGCCATCATCACAGAAATCCCTGGTGTTGCTGTTATCAATGACACTAAGAAGAAACGTGAAGTTATCGTTACAGATCAGGAGACAGGTGAGTCCAAGACTTATCTTATCCCATACGGTTCCCGTATCAAGATCACTGACGGACAGGTTCTTGAAGCCGGTGATGAGCTTACAGAAGGTAGCGTAAATCCGCACGATATCCTGAGAATCAAGGGTGTACGTGCAGTTCAGGATTACATGATCCGTGAAGTACAGCGTGTATACCGTCTCCAGGGTGTTGAGATCAGTGATAAGCATATCGAAGTTATCGTTCGCCAGATGCTGAAGAAGATCCGTATCGAAGATAACGGAGATACAGAATTCCTTCCGGGAACATTGGTTGATTTCCTTGAATATGAGGATGTTAACGAGCAGATGGAAAAAGAAGGCAAACAGCCTGCAGAAGGAAAACAGGTTATGCTTGGTATCACCAAGGCATCCCTTGCTACCAACTCCTTCCTGTCAGCCGCTTCCTTCCAGGAAACAACCAAGGTTCTGACAGAAGCTGCTATCAAGGGTAAAGTCGATCCGCTGATCGGTCTGAAAGAGAACGTAATCATCGGTAAACTGATTCCGGCTGGTACTGGTATGAAACGCTACAGCGAAGTAAGACTGGATACTACAATGCCTGAACCACATCATGAGTTAGAGGAAGCAGAAGAGCTTCAGGACGAAGAACTGAAGGATGAAGAACTTATCACAATGGAAGAAGAACTTCCGGAAGATGAGGAATTCGATGTTGAGGAATCTGACGTTGAGGAAGATTCTGCTGAAACAGAACAGGAAGAGTCCGAAGATAACGAATAA